CTCCCCGCCGCGCTCGACCTTCGCCAACGGCATGCACGCGGTGATCGTGGAGACCGATCCCGACACCGCGGAGATCACCATCCTCAAGTACGCCGTCGTCCATGACTGCGGGCACCTGATCAACCCGATGATCGTCGAGGGCCAGATCCACGGCGGCGTCGCGCAGGGCGTGGGCGGTGCGCTCTACGAGCGGATGGCCTACGACGAGTCCGGGCAGCTGCTCAACGCCTCCTTCATGGACTTCCTCATGCCCTACGCCTCCGAGGTGCCGACCAGCATCGACATCGACCACCTCGAGACCCCGTCGCCCCTCAACCCGCTCGGCATCAAGGGCGCCGGCGAGGCGGGCGTCATCCCGTCCGCCGCCGTGTTCGCCGCGGCGATCGAGGACGCCGAAGGCTTTCCCATCACGGCGATGCCCATCTCGCCGTCCGAGCTGTACGCGCTGCGCCTGACGCACGCCGATATCGAGGAGACCCCGTGAAGTTCACCGGAGAGAACGTCCTGGCCGCACCCGTCGAGAAGGCGTGGGACGCGCTCCTCGACCCGGCGGTGCTCGTGCGCACCATCCCGGGCTGCGAGAAGCTCGAGGCGACGGGGGAGAACGCCTACGCGATGACGGTCACCGCCGGTGTCGCCTCGATCAAGGGCACCTACGCCGGCTCGTGCGAGCTGCGCGACCTCGTCCAGCACGAGTCGCTCGTGATGAAGCTCGACGGAGCCGGGGCCCCGGGCACGATCGGTGCGACGGTCAACGTGCGCTTCACGCCCGAGGGCTCCTCGACGCGGATCTCGTACGACGCCGACGCCGTCGTCGGCGGGATGATCGGCGGTGTCGGGCAGCGCATGCTCACCAGCGTCTCGCGGCGGATGGCCGGGGAGTTCTTCGGCAACGTCGACGGGGTGCTCGCAGGCACCGCCCCCGCGCCCGCTGCTGTGGCGGGTGCGCCCGTCCCGACGGGCACAGGTGCGCCGGCCGCGGCCGGCCAGGTCTTCACCGCCCCGGCTCCGGCTCCCGCGGCCGCCTCGCGCCAGGAGTTCCTCACCGGCGTCGCCGTCGGTGCCGGCCTCGTCGTCCTCGGCGTCGTGGTGGGCGGGATCTTCCCTTCGCGACGGGCGTTGGACGCCCTCCTCAGGACGAGCGGCCGCTGACGCGATGAGCGACCTCTCCGTCGACTCCACCGCACGCGCCCAGGCGGCCGCCGTACGCTCCGGTGACATCTCGGCCTCCGAGCTGCTCGAGCTGCACCTCGACCGCATCGAGGAGCGCAACCCCGAGCTCAACGCGATCGTGTCGCTGGACGCCGAGCGCGCGCGGGCCTGGGCGGCCGTCGCCGACCAGGCGCAGGCCTCGGGCGAGGTGGTCGGCCCGCTGCACGGCCTGCCCTTCGCGGTGAAGGACACCCACGCCCTCAAGGGCTGGCGCACGACCTACGGCTCGCCGATCTTCGCCGACTCCGTCGCCGACCACGACGACCTGCTCGTCGAGCGCGTGCGCGCGGCCGGCGCGGTCTTCGTGGGCAAGACCAACGTGCCGGAGTTCGCCGCGGGGTCGCACACCTTCAACACCGTCTTCGGCGTCACCCGCAACCCGGTCGACCCGACCCGCTCCGCCGGTGGCTCGAGCGGCGGAGCAGCGTGTGCCCTGGCGTCGGGGATGGTGCCCCTGGCCGACGGCTCGGACATGGGCGGCTCGCTGCGCAACCCGGCGTCGTTCTGCGGCGTCGTGGGCATGCGGCCCTCGCTCGGCCGGGTGCCGGAGTGGCCGCTCTACAACCAGTGGGAGACCACGTCCGTGGGTGGGCCGATGGCCCGCAACGTCGGCGACCTCGCCCTGCTGCTCTCCGTGCTCGCCGGCCCCGACCCGCGCGCCCCGCACGCCCTCGGCGACCCCGGCGCCACCTTCGCCCCCGAGCTGCGGTCGGCCCCGCTGGCCGGCCTGCGGGTGGCCTGCTCGGTGGACCTCGGCGGCGCCCTCGTCGTCGACCACGCGGTCGCGGACGTCGTACGCGCCACCGCGACGCGGCTCTCGGACGCCGGCGCGGCCGTCACCGACACAGCCCCTGACCTCTCCCTGGCCGACGACACCTTCCGCACGCTGCGGGCCTGGCACCTCCAGGCCAAGCTCGGCGCGATGCTGGCCGAGCACCCGACGTCGTTCAAGCCCTCGCTCGAGGCCAACATCCGGGCGGGGGAGTCGCTGACCGGCGCCGACGTCGCACGGGCCTACTCCCAGCGCACCTCGCTGTCGGAGACGGTGCGGCTCTTCTTCGGCGAGCACGACGTGCTCCTGCTGCCGACCTCGCAGGTCCCGCCGTTCCCGGTGGAGCAGGAGTTCCCCGAGTCGATCAACGGCCAGGAGATGCCCGACTACCTGGCCTGGATGCGGTCGGCCTACTTCATCACCGTCACCGGCTGCCCGGCGATCTCGGTGCCCGCCGGCACGACCCCGAACGGCCTGCCCGTCGGCGTCCAGCTCGTCGCGCGCCACGGCGCCGACCGGCAGCTGCTCGAGGTCGCCGCGGCGGTGGAGGAGCTCCTCGCCGGCTGACGCCTGTGCACACACCTGTGGACAAGCCTGTGTAGGAAGGCATCCGCCTGGGGACGACGGGCCCTTTCCTGTGCACGACACGCCGACGGCGCAGAACCCGTGAAGACCAGTGCCGAACGTCCCTTGCGGGCGGTGTCGCGCAGGCGTAGAACTGGTCCCACGCAGCCCCGCAAGGGGAGGCGGGACAGCTCCGGGAGGAGGGTCCGTACGACGAGCACCGGTTCGCCCGGGGCACGTCGCAGGCACCGGGTGATGCGGTGGCTGGGACCTCACAGCACGGAGTGGTCGACCGGGACATCACCACGACCGGTCAGCTGATGACCCGGACGCTTCGGCGGCCCAGCCATCAGGAGAAGGGCCCTTGGCGCTCATACCGCTGAGGGCCCTTCTTCGCGTGTGCGGGGGCAGCTCGACAGGCGGAGCCACGGGAGGGCGGGTCAGGACGCGTTCATGATCCAGAACGGTCCGGCTGCGCCGACGAACGCGACGGTGATGCCGACCAGCATCACCACCGGGCGCCAGTAGACCCAGCCCCGGACGACCAGGGCGGCGCCCAGGGGCAGGAGCACGACGCCGAGCAGCGAGGGCTG
This sequence is a window from Nocardioides sp. S5. Protein-coding genes within it:
- a CDS encoding carbon monoxide dehydrogenase subunit G, with the translated sequence MKFTGENVLAAPVEKAWDALLDPAVLVRTIPGCEKLEATGENAYAMTVTAGVASIKGTYAGSCELRDLVQHESLVMKLDGAGAPGTIGATVNVRFTPEGSSTRISYDADAVVGGMIGGVGQRMLTSVSRRMAGEFFGNVDGVLAGTAPAPAAVAGAPVPTGTGAPAAAGQVFTAPAPAPAAASRQEFLTGVAVGAGLVVLGVVVGGIFPSRRALDALLRTSGR
- a CDS encoding amidase, giving the protein MSDLSVDSTARAQAAAVRSGDISASELLELHLDRIEERNPELNAIVSLDAERARAWAAVADQAQASGEVVGPLHGLPFAVKDTHALKGWRTTYGSPIFADSVADHDDLLVERVRAAGAVFVGKTNVPEFAAGSHTFNTVFGVTRNPVDPTRSAGGSSGGAACALASGMVPLADGSDMGGSLRNPASFCGVVGMRPSLGRVPEWPLYNQWETTSVGGPMARNVGDLALLLSVLAGPDPRAPHALGDPGATFAPELRSAPLAGLRVACSVDLGGALVVDHAVADVVRATATRLSDAGAAVTDTAPDLSLADDTFRTLRAWHLQAKLGAMLAEHPTSFKPSLEANIRAGESLTGADVARAYSQRTSLSETVRLFFGEHDVLLLPTSQVPPFPVEQEFPESINGQEMPDYLAWMRSAYFITVTGCPAISVPAGTTPNGLPVGVQLVARHGADRQLLEVAAAVEELLAG